TTGGAGTGGGCGCCGTACGACAGGGCCACCGAGGCCGAGGCGCGGCTGATCTCTTCCATCGACACCACGTGGGCCAGGTAGCCCAGGCCGGCGCCGCCGTATTCTTCCGGCACGGTGATACCCAGCAGGCCCATGTCGCCGAACTTGCGCCACATGTCGGCGGGGAACAGGTTGTCGTGGTCGATCTGCGCGGCACGCGGCGCCAGTTCGGCGGCGACGAAGGTGCGCACCTGGTCGCGGAGCATGTCGATGGTCTCGCCCAGGGCGAAGTTCAGGCTGGGGTAATGCATGTGCGGGCACCTTCTTGTTCTTGAAATGGGAGCGGTTGCTGCGGCGTTGTGGGAGCGGGCTTGCCCAGCGATGCCCGTCAGAACGGCCAGCGGTATTGCCTGGTCCGGCCTCATCGCGGGGCAAGCCCGCTCCCACAACGCCGTCATGTCTGCAGTTGACGTTAACGTAAACCTGCCTTCCGGGACTGTCAATCGCAACGTCACCTTTACGTAAACGTAAATCTGCGCCAGAGTAACTACCGCCTGCTTCAGTCATGCCCAGAACAACCACAAGAAGGGACAACCATGCCTCAACCAAGCTACACGCGCGGCCGTCAAGACAAACCCTTGCTCACCCTGACCATCGGCCAGGCCTTCGATGCCACCGTCGCCCTTCACGGCGAGCGCGAGGCGTTGGTGGTGCGCCACCAGGGAGTGCGCTACAGCTGGCGCGAGCTGGCCGCCGAGGTCGATGTGCACGCCCGGGCCTTGATGGCGCTGGGCGTGGAGGTGGGCGAGCGGGTCGGCATCTGGGCGCCCAACTGCGCCCAGTGGTGCATTCTGCAACTGGCCAGCGCCAAGGTCGGCGCCATCCTGGTCAACATCAATCCGGCCTATCGCGTGGGCGAGCTTGAATACGTGCTGCGCCAGTCCGGCTGCCGTTGGCTGGTGTGCGCCGATGCCTTCAAGTCTTCCAACTACCACGCGATGGTGCAGGCGTTGGTACCTGAGCTGGCGCTACATGCCGTGGGCGAGTTGGCCAGTGAGCGCCTGCCCGACCTGCGCGGGGTGATCAGCCTGGCCGCCGAGCCGCCCATGGGCTTCGTGCCCTGGACCGCGCTGGCTGGGCGGGCAGGGCAGGTGGAACCCGCCGTCTACGAAGCCCGGCAGCAGGGCCTGCAGTTCGACCAGCCGGTGAACATCCAGTACACCTCCGGCACCACTGGCGCGCCCAAGGGCGCGACCCTGAGCCACTACAACCTGCTCAACAACGGCTACATGGTCGGCGAGAGCCTGGGCCTGACCGAGCAGGACCGCATGGTGATCCCGGTGCCGCTGTACCACTGTTTCGGCATGGTCATGGGCAATCTCGGCTGCATCACCCACGGCAGCACCCTGATCTACCCCAACGACGCCTTCGACGCCGAACTCACCCTGCGCGCAGTGGCCGAGGAGCGCGCCAGCATCCTCTATGGCGTGCCGACCATGTTCATCGCCATGCTCGATCACCCCAGCCGCCCCGTGCTGGACCTGTCCACACTGCGCAGCGGCATCATGGCCGGCGCCACCTGCCCGATCGAGGTGATGCGCAAGGTCATCGAGCAGATGCACATGGCCGAGGTGCAGATCGCCTACGGCATGACCGAGACCAGCCCGGTGTCGCTGCAGACCGGCCCGGACGATGGCCTGGAGCTGCGCGTGACCACCGTGGGCCGCACCCAGCCGCAGCTGGAGACCAAGCTGGTGGACGCTGAAGGGCGCATCGTTGCCCGGGGCGAGATCGGCGAGCTGTGCACCCGGGGCTACAGCGTGATGCTCGGCTACTGGGACAACCTGCAGGCCACCCATGACGCCATCGACCCGGCCGGGTGGATGCACACCGGCGACCTGGCGGTGATGGACGACGAAGGCTACGTGCGCATCGTCGGGCGCAACAAGGACATGATCATTCGCGGTGGCGAGAACATCTATCCGCGCGAGCTTGAGGAGTTCTTCCACACCCACCCGGCGGTGGCCGAGGCGCAGGTGGTGGGGATTCCGTGCAGCAAGTATGGCGAGGAGGTGGTGGCGTGGATTCGCCTGCATCCTGGGCACAGTGCCACGGCGGACGAGTTGCAGCAGTGGTGCAAGGCGCGGCTGGCGCATTTCAAGACGCCACGGCATTTCCGTTTTGTCGATGAATTTCCGATGACGGTGACGGGGAAGGTGCAGAAGTTCCGGATGCGTGAGATCAGCGTGGAGGAGCTGGGGGGCTAGGCATCGCCTTGTAGACCAGGTCGACCAGCTCGGCAAAGGTGGTGTAGGTCTGGACTTGATCGGGGATGAAGATGCCGAATGTTTCCTCCACGATGGCTTGCAGTTCCACCACGTCGAAACTGTCGGCGCCCAGTTCGTCCATGGCGATGTTCGGCCGGATCCGGTGCAGGCTCTGTTCGAGGAGGCCAGCGAGGATCCATTGCAGGTGGAAGGCGATGTAGAGGCGCGAGCGCATGCCGGAGGTGACCGTCAGAGGGTGGTGCTTCTCTGTACTTGGCTTCGTGATCGGGCGCCACTGGCAGAAATACCAGGTGTATCGGGCGCGGCTTTGTGCTTGTCAGGACCGGCCTCATCGCGGTGCACACCCGCTCCCACGCAGGCGACACGGCACTTGTGGGAGCGGGCTTGCCCGCGAGGGGCCGGTTCAGGCGGTCAACCTCTCACAACCTTGTCTATCCTCAAGCTTTCACTGGCGGCTCCTGGCTCGGCGGATCGCCCACGGTCGGCGGCACGGTTGGCTTGATCGGCAGCTCGTCCGGATCCTCCTCGGGCACCGGCGGCGGCAAGGTCGGGTCGTCGATGTTCGGGTCGGGTGTCTCCGGTGGAATGGGAATGTTCATGGGCCTGGCCTCGCGGGATGAATGAAGCGTTGTCGCAGGCTTTGACCCAGGCCTGCGCCCGACGCTCATTTTTTTTGAACCCCCGCGCGCCAACAGGGCTCTGAACCCTTACCGCCACCAGCCCATGGGAGCAGGTCGATGTCTGGTAAAGAGCCGTTCGAAAGCGTGGCCATGGCTAACGATCACCCGGACCAGGCCATCAGCCTGGCCCAGGCGCTGCTGGCCCCGCGCATCGTGATCGAGGACGCAAGCCCGGTGCTCGACGGCGGCACCTTCGCCGCCAAGGCGGTGCGCGGGCACAAGGTCGAGGTGAGCGCCAAGGTCTATACCGACGGCCATGACCGCCTGGCGGTGAGCCTGAACTGGCGCCAGGCCCACAGCAGGCGCTGGCACTGCGTGGCAATGCACTCGCCGGGCAACGATCTTTGGCAGGCAGAGTTCACCCCCGCCGATCTGGGCTTGCACCTGTTCAGCATCGAGGCCTGGATCGACCCGTTCGCCACCTTCTGCCACGACCTGGAGAAGAAGTACGCCGCCGGTGTGGACGTGAAGCTCGAACTGGAGGAGGGCCGGCTGCTGCTGGGCCAGGGCATCGAGCGCAGCGACGGGCTGTTGCGCGAGCAGCTTGAACGGTTGCAACAGCGCCTGCCGGATTTGCTGGTGGATGACCAGGTGGCGTTGCTGTTGCATCCTGATGCCGCCCAGCTGATGGCCGAGGCCGAGCACCGCAGTTACCTCACCCGAAGCCGCGAATTTGCCGTGGACGTGGACCGCGAGGCGGCGCTGTTCGCCAGCTGGTACGAGCTGTTCCCGCGCTCTGTCACCGACGATCCTGAACGTCATGGCACGTTCAATGACGTGCACCAGCGCCTGCCGATGGTCCGCGACATGGGCTTCGACGTGCTGTACTTCCCGCCGATCCACCCCATCGGCATGAAGCACCGCAAGGGCCGCAACAATGCCTTGCAGGCCGAGCCCGGTGACCCCGGCAGTCCCTACGCCATCGGCAGCCCCGAGGGTGGGCACGATGCCATCCACCCGCAGCTGGGCAGCCGCGAGGACTTCCGCCGGCTGGTCGCCGCCGCCGCCGAGCATGGGCTGGAGATCGCCCTGGATTTCGCCATCCAGTGCTCCCAGGACCACCCCTGGCTCACGCAGCACCCCGGCTGGTTCAGCTGGCGGCCCGATGGCAGCATCCGCTACGCCGAGAACCCGCCGAAGAAGTACCAGGACATCGTCAACGTCGACTTCTACGCCCCTGAATCGGTGCCGAGCCTGTGGCTGGCCTTGCGCGACGTGGTGGTCGGCTGGGTGGAGGAGGGCGTGAAGACCTTCCGTGTCGACAACCCGCACACCAAGCCGCTGCCGTTCTGGCAATGGCTGATCGCCAATGTGCGTAGCCAGTACCCCGAGGTGATCTTCCTCGCCGAGGCCTTCACGCGCCCGGCGATGATGGCGCGCCTGGGCAAGGTGGGCTACGCGCAGAGCTACACCTACTTCACCTGGCGCAATACCAAGCAAGAGCTTCGTGAATACGTCGAGGAGCTCAACCAGCCGCCGTGGAGCCAGTGCTACCGGCCCAACTTCTTCGTCAACACGCCGGATATCAATCCGTTCTTCCTGCAGACCTCGGGCCGTGCCGGCTTTCTTATCCGCGCCGCGCTGGCGACCATGGGCTCGGGCCTCTGGGGCATGTACTCGGGTTTCGAGCTGTGTGAAGGCACGCCGCTGCCGGGCAAGGAGGAGTACCTGGATTCGGAGAAGTACGAGATCCGCCCGCGCGAATTCACCCAGCCCGGCAACATTGTCGCCGAGATCGCCCAGCTCAACCGCATCCGTCGGCAGAACCGCGCCCTGCAGACCCACCTGGGGGTGGTGTTCCTCAACTGCTGGAACGACAACATTCTCTACTTCGCCAAGCGCACGCCCGAGCGTGACAACTTCATCCTCGTGGCCATCAGCCTCGACCCGCACAATGCCCAGGAGGCCAGCTTCGAGTTGCCGCTATGGGAGCTGGGGCTGGACGATAACGCCGATACCCAGGGCGAGGATCTGATGAATGGCCACCGTTGGACCTGGCATGGCAAGACCCAGTGGATGCGCATCGAGCCGTGGCACCAGCCGTTTGGTATCTGGCGCATAGAAAAGCTGCGCTAATCCCCTGTAGGCGCGGCCTTGTGTCGCGAAAAGGCTGCAAAGCAGCCCCGGCAATATCTGCAGCGTCGCTGAAATCCTGGGGCCGCTTCGCGCCCCTTTCGCGACACAAGGCCGCTCCTACAGGGTGCGTGTCGAACCGGAAATGAAAGGAGTCCCCAATGGCCAAGCGTTCCCGCCCGGCAGCCTTCATCGACGATCCGCTGTGGTACAAGGACGCAGTGATCTACCAACTGCACGTAAAATCGTTCTTCGACGCGAACAACGACGGCATCGGCGATTTCGCAGGCCTGATCGGCAAGCTCGACTACATCGCCGAACTGGGCGTCAACACCCTCTGGCTGCTGCCGTTCTATCCCTCGCCACGGCGCGACGACGGCTATGACATCGCCGAGTACAAGGCCGTGCACCCCGACTACGGCAGCATGGCCGACGCCAGGCGCTTCATCGCCGAGGCGCACAAGCGCGGCCTGCGGGTGATCACTGAGCTGGTCATCAACCACACCTCCGACCAGCACCCCTGGTTCCAGCGCGCCCGGCATGCCAAGCGTGGGAGCAAGGCCCGGGACTTCTACGTGTGGTCGGACGATGACCAGAAGTACGATGGCACGCGGATCATTTTCCTCGACACCGAGAAATCCAACTGGACCTGGGACCCGGTGGCCGGCCAGTACTTCTGGCACCGCTTCTACTCGCACCAGCCGGACCTCAATTTCGACAACCCGCAAGTGCTCAAGGCAGTAATCGGGGTGATGCGCTTCTGGCTCGACATCGGCGTCGATGGCCTGCGCCTGGACGCCATCCCCTACCTGATCGAGCGCGACGGCACCAATAACGAGAACCTCCCCGAAACCCACACCGTGCTCAAGGCCATCCGCGCCGAGATTGATGCCAACTACCCCGACCGCATGCTCCTGGCCGAGGCCAACCAGTGGCCCGAGGACACCCGCCCGTACTTCGGCGAGGGCGACGGCGACGAATGCCACATGGCCTTCCACTTCCCGTTGATGCCGCGCATGTACATGGCCCTGGCCATGGAAGACCGCTTCCCGATCACCGACATCCTGCGCCAGACCCCGGAGATCCCGGCCAACTGCCAGTGGGCGATCTTCCTGCGCAACCACGATGAGCTGACCCTGGAGATGGTCACCGACCGCGAGCGCGACTACCTGTGGAACTACTACGCCGAGGACCGCCGCGCACGCATCAACTTAGGAATTCGCCGGCGCTTGGCACCGCTGCTGCAACGCGACCGGCGGCGCATCGAGCTGCTCACCAGCCTGCTGCTGTCGATGCCCGGCACCCCGACCCTGTACTACGGCGACGAACTGGGCATGGGCGACAACATCTACCTGGGCGACCGCGATGGCGTGCGCACCCCCATGCAGTGGTCGCCGGACCGCAACGGCGGTTTCTCCCGGGCCGATCCGCAGCGCCTGGTGTTGCCGCCGATCATGGACCCGCTGTACGGTTACCAGACCATCAACGTCGAAGCCCAGGCCCACGACCCGCATTCGCTGCTCAATTGGAACCGCCGGCTGCTGGCGGTGCGCAAGCAGCAGAAGGCCTTTGGCCGTGGCAGTCTGAAGATGCTCACGCCGAGCAATCGCCGGGTGCTGGCGTACATCCGCGAATACACCGATACCGACGGCAACAGCGAAATCGTGCTGTGCGTGGCCAACGTCTCGCGGGCGGCCCAGGCGGCGGAGTTGGAACTGTCGCAGTACGCCGACAAGGTGCCGGTGGAGATGCTTGGCGGCAGCGCCTTCCCGCCCATCGGCCAGCTGCCGTTCCTGTTGACCCTGCCGCCCTATGGCTTCTACTGGTTCGTGCTGGCCAGTCACGACCGCATGCCCAGCTGGCATGTCCAGCCTGCCGAGGGGCTGCCCGAGCTGACCACCCTGGTGCTGCGCAAGCGCATGGAGGAACTGCTCGAGTCGCCCTCCCGCGAAACCTTGCAGGCGTCGATCCTGCCGCAGTACCTGCCCAAGCGTCGCTGGTTCGCCGGCAAGGAAGGGCCGATCGACCAGGTGCGCCTGCGCTATGGCGTGCGCTTCGCCACCCCGGCGCTGCCGGTGCTGCTTGGCGAGCTGGAGGTGCACAGCGAAGGCGTGGTCACCCACTACCAACTGCCCTTCGGCCTGTTGCCAGAGGAGCAGATCAATGCCGCGCTGCCTCAGCAGCTGGCGCTGTCGCGGGTACGCCGCGGCCGCCAGGTGGGGCTGATCACCGATGCGTTCGTGCTTGAACCCTTCATCCGCGCCGTGCTCCAGGGCTGCCAGGACGGCCTGCGGCTGGGCTGTGGCGATGGCCTGGGCGAGTTGCGCTTCCACAGCACCGAGCAGTTGGCCGCGCTGCAGCTCGATGCGCAGAGCGAGGTGCGCTACCTGGGCGCCGAGCAATCCAACAGTTCGGTGGTGGTCGGTGGCAGCCTGGTGCTCAAGTTGATCCGTCGGGTCAATCCGGGCACTCACCCGGAGCTGGAGATGAGCGCCTACCTGACCGCCGCCGGCTTTGCCAATATCTCCCCGTTGCTGGCCTGGGTCAGTCGCGTGGATGAGAGCGAGCAGCCGCACCTGCTGATGATCGCCCAGGGCTACCTGAGCAATCAGGGTGATGCCTGGGACTGGACGCAGAACACCCTGGAGCGGGCGATCCGCGACCAGATGGAGCCCGGCAACGTCGAGCCGGAGGCGCATACCGATGCCCTGGCCGAGCTGACGGGGTTTGCCGCCTTGCTCGGCCAACGTCTGGGCGAGATGCACCTGCTGCTGGCTGCGCCGAGCGACGACACAGCGTTCCAGTCCCGCCCGAGCGATGCCAGGGACAGCGAGCGCTGGAGCCGGCAGATCAGCGCCGAACTGACC
This window of the Pseudomonas mosselii genome carries:
- a CDS encoding AMP-binding protein, translating into MPQPSYTRGRQDKPLLTLTIGQAFDATVALHGEREALVVRHQGVRYSWRELAAEVDVHARALMALGVEVGERVGIWAPNCAQWCILQLASAKVGAILVNINPAYRVGELEYVLRQSGCRWLVCADAFKSSNYHAMVQALVPELALHAVGELASERLPDLRGVISLAAEPPMGFVPWTALAGRAGQVEPAVYEARQQGLQFDQPVNIQYTSGTTGAPKGATLSHYNLLNNGYMVGESLGLTEQDRMVIPVPLYHCFGMVMGNLGCITHGSTLIYPNDAFDAELTLRAVAEERASILYGVPTMFIAMLDHPSRPVLDLSTLRSGIMAGATCPIEVMRKVIEQMHMAEVQIAYGMTETSPVSLQTGPDDGLELRVTTVGRTQPQLETKLVDAEGRIVARGEIGELCTRGYSVMLGYWDNLQATHDAIDPAGWMHTGDLAVMDDEGYVRIVGRNKDMIIRGGENIYPRELEEFFHTHPAVAEAQVVGIPCSKYGEEVVAWIRLHPGHSATADELQQWCKARLAHFKTPRHFRFVDEFPMTVTGKVQKFRMREISVEELGG
- a CDS encoding acyl carrier protein; this encodes MRSRLYIAFHLQWILAGLLEQSLHRIRPNIAMDELGADSFDVVELQAIVEETFGIFIPDQVQTYTTFAELVDLVYKAMPSPPAPPR
- a CDS encoding alpha-1,4-glucan--maltose-1-phosphate maltosyltransferase; this translates as MSGKEPFESVAMANDHPDQAISLAQALLAPRIVIEDASPVLDGGTFAAKAVRGHKVEVSAKVYTDGHDRLAVSLNWRQAHSRRWHCVAMHSPGNDLWQAEFTPADLGLHLFSIEAWIDPFATFCHDLEKKYAAGVDVKLELEEGRLLLGQGIERSDGLLREQLERLQQRLPDLLVDDQVALLLHPDAAQLMAEAEHRSYLTRSREFAVDVDREAALFASWYELFPRSVTDDPERHGTFNDVHQRLPMVRDMGFDVLYFPPIHPIGMKHRKGRNNALQAEPGDPGSPYAIGSPEGGHDAIHPQLGSREDFRRLVAAAAEHGLEIALDFAIQCSQDHPWLTQHPGWFSWRPDGSIRYAENPPKKYQDIVNVDFYAPESVPSLWLALRDVVVGWVEEGVKTFRVDNPHTKPLPFWQWLIANVRSQYPEVIFLAEAFTRPAMMARLGKVGYAQSYTYFTWRNTKQELREYVEELNQPPWSQCYRPNFFVNTPDINPFFLQTSGRAGFLIRAALATMGSGLWGMYSGFELCEGTPLPGKEEYLDSEKYEIRPREFTQPGNIVAEIAQLNRIRRQNRALQTHLGVVFLNCWNDNILYFAKRTPERDNFILVAISLDPHNAQEASFELPLWELGLDDNADTQGEDLMNGHRWTWHGKTQWMRIEPWHQPFGIWRIEKLR
- the treS gene encoding maltose alpha-D-glucosyltransferase, with the translated sequence MAKRSRPAAFIDDPLWYKDAVIYQLHVKSFFDANNDGIGDFAGLIGKLDYIAELGVNTLWLLPFYPSPRRDDGYDIAEYKAVHPDYGSMADARRFIAEAHKRGLRVITELVINHTSDQHPWFQRARHAKRGSKARDFYVWSDDDQKYDGTRIIFLDTEKSNWTWDPVAGQYFWHRFYSHQPDLNFDNPQVLKAVIGVMRFWLDIGVDGLRLDAIPYLIERDGTNNENLPETHTVLKAIRAEIDANYPDRMLLAEANQWPEDTRPYFGEGDGDECHMAFHFPLMPRMYMALAMEDRFPITDILRQTPEIPANCQWAIFLRNHDELTLEMVTDRERDYLWNYYAEDRRARINLGIRRRLAPLLQRDRRRIELLTSLLLSMPGTPTLYYGDELGMGDNIYLGDRDGVRTPMQWSPDRNGGFSRADPQRLVLPPIMDPLYGYQTINVEAQAHDPHSLLNWNRRLLAVRKQQKAFGRGSLKMLTPSNRRVLAYIREYTDTDGNSEIVLCVANVSRAAQAAELELSQYADKVPVEMLGGSAFPPIGQLPFLLTLPPYGFYWFVLASHDRMPSWHVQPAEGLPELTTLVLRKRMEELLESPSRETLQASILPQYLPKRRWFAGKEGPIDQVRLRYGVRFATPALPVLLGELEVHSEGVVTHYQLPFGLLPEEQINAALPQQLALSRVRRGRQVGLITDAFVLEPFIRAVLQGCQDGLRLGCGDGLGELRFHSTEQLAALQLDAQSEVRYLGAEQSNSSVVVGGSLVLKLIRRVNPGTHPELEMSAYLTAAGFANISPLLAWVSRVDESEQPHLLMIAQGYLSNQGDAWDWTQNTLERAIRDQMEPGNVEPEAHTDALAELTGFAALLGQRLGEMHLLLAAPSDDTAFQSRPSDARDSERWSRQISAELTRALDLLAQHRDTLDRDSQALVDDLQQQRDGLRQHVDNLARQAQGGLLMRVHGDLHLGQVLVVQGDAYLIDFEGEPARPLDERRAKHSPYKDVSGVLRSFDYAAAMILRSASAVDLSEAARQARQRVARQYLHQSRHAFVEAYGLATAAMPHAWQQAEGERAALELFCLEKAAYEITYEAENRPNWLAVPLHGLHGLISTWGES